tcgcgcaaaaagttcgaaccggagttactagcttcctAGGCTCAGGTTTTTAAGCTGGTCTGTCTCTCGTTCCGTTAACGGTATGGGACTAAACTGGGAAGTACTGTGCCACTGCTACATTACCccgcgatgctacagtaacttttgCTACAGGGTCGCACATTCAGTCCGGCCCAACACGGCCCACGAGCTGTTATAATCACCCCCGTTGAggactcgacgtcctcgtcgagaCATCGAACCAGCTTACCCATATGTGACAAAAGAtcaggatctcctctcttggccatgtcccatacgtctagtgctaacgatcccatgtgccacgtccgtgggtTCATACTAGCAGCCCATATGTGTCcgtccacatgccggtggcatccgtgtccccacgcgcgcacgtgctcatgtacgcgcatttctgcccgtatgtggcgtgaaaccgcgagagtttGGCTCTGATACCCCTGTAACAACCCGGCCCGGATaatggctaagatctactctgcacgttgagtaaaacacacctgctaaataactctcttgtgcTTTCGTCCTtgcttcgcgcaaaaagttcGAACCAgagttactagcttcccagGCTCAGGTTTTTAAGCTGGTCAGTCTCTGTTCCGTTACTGGTATGGGACTAAAATAGAACCGGAGCTACAGTGTCACATATTCGGTCCGGTCCAACACGGCCCACTGGCTGTTACAACTAACATCTTAGTATCATACAGTAGCTGATCAATGGACAACCTTGAGCGACTTGAGCGTCCCAACGATACCTACAACTGCAGCAATGGCGGACAAGGCGACGATCATCGTTTTCATGTTCCTGTAAACGAACGCGTGCACCTTGGTCCTCGTCCTCTGCTCCAACTTGTAGCTCTCGATCTCTTCCATTGTGCGGACGTAGCGCGACCCGAGGCGCAGCCCCTGCAGCCTCGCCAGGAACTCCAGCGCCTCCCTGTTGGtgagccctcctcctccctgcaggagccgcctccTCCGGAGCTCGTGCACGTCCTCCTCCCTGTCCACGATCATGCCCAGGAGGAGCAGGTACGAGCACACGGCGGACTCCTCGTCGTCGGCGTCCGGGAAGCTCGACGTCGAGCACAGCTCGAGCGCCGCCATGTTGGCGAGCAGGCTCGTGCGCGTGTCGTCCAGGGACAGCGGCGCCAGCGAGAGCTCGGCGAAGAGGTTCCCTTTCTCCTTGAGGCCCATGTGGATGAGCTCGGCGAGCTCGATGGTGCTGACGGAGAACGAGATCGCGTCCGTCTCCGGCACCGCCGGCAGCTTGGCGTGGCTCCTCCCGACGATGTAGAaccggaggaggccgaggagatGCGGCGGCTCGAAGCCCTCGTCCAGGGCGAACGGctcctcgtcggcgtcgtccacTTTGCGGTCCTGCAGGCAGCCTCTCAGCGACGCGACGAACTCCGCCACGGGCACGGGCCTGAACCTCATGACGGCCTCCACCACCCGCCATGGGAGCTGGTTCTCGAGCTGCGTGATGTCGCGGAACACGTCGTTGTCGTTGGCGTCGAAGAAGCTCCGCAGCGCCGGGTCCATCTGGGCGAGGCCGGCGCGGGTGCACGTGAGCATGTACTGGACCAGGAAGCAAGCGTCGTAGAACATCATGGGCAggaagtcgtcgtcgccgacgccggccaccgcgtCCCCGTCGTAGAGGCCCTGGGTGCTGCCGGCGGCGTGGACCACCGCGTCGTACATCTCCTGGACCGGGCGGCCCGATTCCCTGATGCAGTTGTAGGCGGCGACGTGCTTCACCTTCTCCGTCGGCTTGAGCTGGTCCCGGCCGTGGTGGTAGGGGCCGATGGCCACCGTCGTCGGGACGGTGTAGAGCTCGCCGAGAGCTCGGATGGTCGCAGGGTACCTGTGGATCTTCAGCCGCATCAAGTCCACACCAGCCTTGTAGTCGTGCGCTGCTTTTTCGAAGGCATGGATCGGATCGACATGGATCTTCAGGACCATGTTCTGCAAATCAACCTCAAGCTCTTGTGATGCTTCTTTCTCGATCGGATCATTCAGCTGTGTGGCTGCTGCCGTTGCATGATGATCAACCAGCTTCCCTCCAGTAGAGCTAGTAGTAGGGACAGATGTTTGGAGGCAGCAACTAGTTATCTGAGTGGCCGGATAGTGATACTCCACAGGG
The genomic region above belongs to Panicum virgatum strain AP13 chromosome 8N, P.virgatum_v5, whole genome shotgun sequence and contains:
- the LOC120685611 gene encoding uncharacterized protein LOC120685611; this encodes MEPDAAWLPWNSQLANWSMEPSVAVWTHGLPVEYHYPATQITSCCLQTSVPTTSSTGGKLVDHHATAAATQLNDPIEKEASQELEVDLQNMVLKIHVDPIHAFEKAAHDYKAGVDLMRLKIHRYPATIRALGELYTVPTTVAIGPYHHGRDQLKPTEKVKHVAAYNCIRESGRPVQEMYDAVVHAAGSTQGLYDGDAVAGVGDDDFLPMMFYDACFLVQYMLTCTRAGLAQMDPALRSFFDANDNDVFRDITQLENQLPWRVVEAVMRFRPVPVAEFVASLRGCLQDRKVDDADEEPFALDEGFEPPHLLGLLRFYIVGRSHAKLPAVPETDAISFSVSTIELAELIHMGLKEKGNLFAELSLAPLSLDDTRTSLLANMAALELCSTSSFPDADDEESAVCSYLLLLGMIVDREEDVHELRRRRLLQGGGGLTNREALEFLARLQGLRLGSRYVRTMEEIESYKLEQRTRTKVHAFVYRNMKTMIVALSAIAAVVGIVGTLKSLKVVH